The Candidatus Tiamatella incendiivivens genome includes a region encoding these proteins:
- a CDS encoding RecB-family nuclease, translating into MLPKNVMLVLNNTSSPSRVMDFIKIGSTMGVKEIVYTKIYGAAAQTGIPDAFKYAYKNGLSLLVMPTLEDFVETVKPSLTILFTGTGQELGEILGKHNTSESSTALVFDGSDAGFDPLEKKLGVQTYLKDVPGKLPVVAEVSLSLYILGKNGENYIED; encoded by the coding sequence CGAGCCGCGTTATGGACTTCATTAAAATAGGTTCAACTATGGGGGTAAAAGAGATTGTTTACACTAAGATTTACGGGGCGGCTGCTCAGACGGGTATACCTGACGCGTTTAAATACGCTTACAAAAACGGTTTATCCCTATTAGTCATGCCTACCCTCGAGGATTTTGTTGAGACTGTTAAACCAAGTTTAACCATACTGTTTACAGGAACTGGACAAGAGCTCGGTGAGATTCTAGGAAAACATAACACCTCTGAATCATCGACAGCTCTCGTTTTCGACGGCTCAGATGCAGGTTTTGATCCCTTGGAGAAAAAACTGGGAGTTCAAACATACCTAAAAGATGTTCCCGGAAAACTTCCCGTAGTAGCGGAAGTGTCCCTTTCCCTGTATATACTTGGCAAAAACGGTGAAAATTACATTGAAGACTGA